The following are encoded together in the Pleurocapsa sp. FMAR1 genome:
- a CDS encoding toxin-antitoxin system HicB family antitoxin — MSRLTLRLPETLHKQLSNLAEGEGISLNQYIVYALTRQVSSAYTVKTISKENIEKQQENFNKLLTQLKEVDAEEIEKVLSQREVVNPEPELTLDTIHRLKAKIQNKGL, encoded by the coding sequence ATGAGTAGATTGACATTGAGATTACCAGAAACATTACATAAACAGTTGTCAAATTTGGCAGAAGGAGAAGGAATTTCTTTAAATCAGTATATTGTTTACGCATTAACCCGCCAAGTAAGTTCTGCTTACACAGTGAAAACTATCTCAAAAGAAAATATAGAGAAACAGCAAGAGAATTTTAATAAACTATTAACACAGCTAAAAGAAGTCGATGCAGAAGAGATTGAAAAGGTATTATCTCAAAGAGAGGTTGTTAATCCTGAACCAGAATTGACTTTAGATACAATTCATAGACTCAAGGCAAAAATTCAAAATAAAGGACTATAA
- a CDS encoding DevA family ABC transporter ATP-binding protein translates to MNNQQVTNKAVIDIHNLDYYFGKGELRKQVLFDINLEIDRGEIVLMTGPSGSGKTTLLTLVSGLRSAGCATAQSPQSGSCKILGKELCGASSIELVQARRNNGYIFQAHNLHNSLTASQNVQMGLEVHGKYSKVEMRDRASAMLEEVGLGERIDYYPDELSGGQKQRVAIARALVARPAIVLADEPTAALDSKSGRDVVNIMQKLAREQGSTILLVTHDDRILDVADRIVHMEDGKLINNLVKEVVSRK, encoded by the coding sequence ATGAACAATCAGCAAGTAACAAATAAAGCAGTAATAGACATCCATAATTTAGATTACTATTTTGGTAAGGGTGAACTCCGCAAACAGGTATTATTTGACATTAATTTAGAAATAGATCGCGGTGAAATAGTTTTAATGACTGGCCCTTCGGGTTCGGGTAAAACTACTTTATTGACCTTAGTTAGTGGATTGCGATCCGCAGGCTGCGCGACAGCGCAATCGCCCCAGTCGGGAAGCTGCAAAATTCTCGGCAAAGAACTTTGTGGCGCGAGTTCAATTGAATTGGTACAAGCTAGACGCAATAACGGTTATATCTTTCAGGCGCATAACTTACACAACAGCTTAACCGCTAGCCAAAATGTGCAGATGGGTCTAGAGGTACACGGTAAGTATTCTAAAGTGGAAATGCGCGATCGCGCATCAGCCATGCTAGAAGAGGTGGGTTTGGGCGAGCGAATAGATTACTACCCCGATGAATTATCTGGGGGTCAAAAACAACGTGTGGCGATCGCACGGGCTTTGGTTGCTCGTCCTGCGATCGTTCTGGCTGATGAACCTACAGCAGCATTAGATAGTAAATCGGGTCGAGATGTAGTGAATATCATGCAAAAGCTGGCAAGAGAACAGGGCAGCACAATCCTTTTAGTTACCCACGACGATCGCATCCTTGATGTTGCCGATCGCATTGTTCACATGGAAGACGGCAAATTAATCAACAATTTGGTCAAAGAAGTAGTAAGTAGAAAGTAG
- the devC gene encoding ABC transporter permease DevC → MFKSLKNRTPLGLLQLKHNKIKMFTALAGIAFADILMFMQLGFKDALFTSNTQYSRMLNGDIVLLSTQATNFNELYTFPRRRLYQAMDVPGVESAEPVYIGSLAWRNPQTKEKTSMMVIGFDPERPAFDLPDVNSQLDKVKIPDTVLFDRASRGKYDEVIAQVEQGQTVATESDRTTVTITGLFELGASFADDGALMTSDQNFLRLFPRKEQGTPSLGLIDLEPGQDPVAVRQALNIHLTEDVRAYTHEEYVEKEVAYVQKRTPIGFIFTLGTTMGFIVGIVIVYQVLSTDVNDHIAEYATFKAMGYKNSYLLFVVLEEALILSFAGFLPSVGLAIGLYQLTAAATALPIFMPVSRAITVLIMTLVMCGISGAIATRKLQSADPADIF, encoded by the coding sequence AGATAAAAATGTTTACAGCATTAGCGGGAATTGCCTTTGCAGATATCTTAATGTTTATGCAGTTGGGATTTAAAGATGCTTTGTTTACCAGTAATACCCAATATTCCAGGATGCTTAATGGGGACATTGTTTTACTCAGTACCCAAGCAACTAATTTCAACGAGCTATATACCTTTCCGCGACGGCGACTTTATCAAGCGATGGATGTGCCTGGGGTAGAATCAGCCGAACCTGTTTATATTGGTTCTCTTGCTTGGCGTAATCCCCAGACCAAAGAAAAGACCTCGATGATGGTAATTGGTTTCGATCCAGAACGTCCCGCATTTGATTTACCCGATGTTAATAGTCAGCTAGATAAAGTCAAAATTCCCGACACAGTACTATTCGATCGCGCCTCCAGAGGAAAATATGACGAGGTAATTGCTCAAGTAGAACAGGGACAAACTGTAGCTACCGAAAGCGATCGCACTACCGTAACCATTACTGGTCTATTCGAATTAGGTGCTTCTTTTGCTGATGATGGGGCATTAATGACAAGCGACCAAAACTTTCTGCGTTTATTTCCGAGAAAGGAACAGGGAACACCTAGTTTGGGTCTTATTGACCTTGAGCCAGGACAAGATCCAGTAGCAGTAAGACAGGCTTTAAATATTCATCTGACTGAAGATGTTCGGGCATATACCCATGAGGAGTATGTTGAGAAAGAAGTAGCTTACGTTCAAAAACGTACTCCTATTGGTTTTATATTTACCTTGGGGACAACAATGGGCTTTATTGTCGGTATTGTCATTGTTTATCAGGTTCTCTCCACCGATGTCAACGACCACATCGCAGAATACGCCACTTTCAAAGCAATGGGCTATAAAAATTCTTATCTTCTATTTGTGGTGCTTGAGGAGGCTCTAATTTTATCTTTTGCAGGTTTTCTTCCCAGTGTGGGACTGGCGATAGGATTATATCAATTAACAGCAGCAGCAACTGCTTTACCCATTTTCATGCCTGTATCTAGAGCAATTACAGTTTTGATTATGACGCTCGTTATGTGCGGTATTTCAGGAGCGATCGCCACTCGTAAGCTTCAATCAGCCGATCCTGCCGATATATTCTGA
- a CDS encoding PIN domain-containing protein encodes MRIVVDTNVVFEGLTKQGGASGLLIDIWLAGLLEVHISNALAYEYVDVLFRKLSQSRWLKLQPVLTTLISKAKFAPIYYSWRPTSPDPGDDLVIDCGMNAAAIVVTLNIKDFRRAQESLDLQIMTPTELIIELAK; translated from the coding sequence ATGCGAATTGTCGTAGATACAAACGTTGTTTTTGAAGGTTTGACTAAACAAGGAGGTGCATCGGGTTTATTAATTGATATTTGGCTTGCGGGTTTATTAGAGGTACATATTTCTAACGCTTTAGCTTATGAATATGTAGATGTCTTATTCCGTAAGCTTTCTCAATCCCGTTGGCTAAAATTGCAGCCAGTTTTAACAACATTAATTAGCAAAGCTAAGTTTGCTCCTATTTACTATTCTTGGAGACCTACTTCACCAGATCCAGGAGACGATTTAGTAATTGATTGTGGAATGAATGCAGCAGCAATAGTAGTGACATTAAATATCAAAGATTTTCGTAGAGCGCAAGAATCATTAGATTTACAGATAATGACTCCCACAGAATTAATCATTGAGTTAGCAAAGTAA